In Halarcobacter bivalviorum, a genomic segment contains:
- a CDS encoding PAS domain-containing sensor histidine kinase, producing the protein MDTKQFECFFDNTIEGILIIEDGFIININQAMLDILKYTNKSEIIGNLATGILIPTIHHKYLEYNNATFEEISLISKDGDIIPAIIRIKDIKENNKKYKMVFIQNLTELKEKESLLIEQSRMAAMGEMISMIAHQWRQPLSSIGTAISNLKFRINIKKYDEKTFEKKLDDVEKYLEYMSATIDDFRNFFKRDKEKELVNIQYITSIALDMIQEAFERNNISIVNKNDIKIENIYLYKNELLQVIINILTNAKDAFINKKDKKNQITIEYKELKKVQKIIISDNAGGIKEEILEKIFDPYFSTKDNQNGTGIGLYMCKTIIEKHFEGKIKASNKNEGACFEITISK; encoded by the coding sequence ATGGATACTAAACAATTTGAATGTTTTTTTGATAACACGATAGAAGGAATTCTTATTATAGAAGATGGATTTATTATTAATATAAATCAAGCAATGTTAGATATTCTAAAATATACAAACAAAAGTGAAATAATAGGTAATTTAGCAACGGGTATATTAATCCCAACAATTCATCATAAATATCTTGAATATAATAATGCAACCTTTGAAGAGATTTCTCTTATTTCTAAAGATGGAGATATTATTCCTGCAATTATTAGAATAAAAGATATAAAAGAGAATAATAAAAAATATAAAATGGTTTTTATTCAAAACTTAACAGAATTAAAAGAGAAAGAGAGTCTCTTAATTGAACAATCAAGAATGGCTGCAATGGGAGAGATGATTTCTATGATAGCTCATCAATGGAGACAACCTTTATCCTCAATTGGTACAGCTATTTCAAATTTAAAATTTCGTATAAATATAAAAAAATATGATGAAAAAACTTTTGAAAAAAAGTTAGATGATGTAGAAAAGTATTTAGAGTATATGTCTGCCACTATTGATGACTTTAGAAACTTCTTTAAAAGAGACAAAGAAAAAGAACTTGTAAATATACAATATATCACAAGTATTGCTTTAGATATGATTCAAGAAGCTTTTGAAAGAAACAATATTTCAATAGTAAATAAAAATGATATTAAAATTGAAAATATCTATTTATATAAAAATGAACTTCTACAAGTAATTATAAATATTTTAACAAATGCAAAAGATGCTTTTATCAATAAAAAAGATAAAAAAAATCAAATTACAATAGAATACAAAGAGTTAAAAAAAGTTCAAAAAATAATTATTAGTGATAATGCAGGAGGAATTAAAGAAGAGATATTAGAAAAAATATTTGACCCTTATTTTTCTACTAAAGATAATCAAAATGGTACAGGTATTGGTTTATATATGTGTAAAACAATTATTGAAAAACATTTTGAAGGAAAAATAAAAGCCTCTAATAAAAATGAGGGGGCTTGTTTTGAGATAACAATTTCAAAGTAA
- the trpB gene encoding tryptophan synthase subunit beta, with translation MSNYLENIPDENGYFGRFGGSFIPPILEKPFEDIKKAYEKIKKDPNFIEELKYVRKHYQGRPTPISYAKNLTQFCAGAKIYLKREDLNHSGAHKLNHCMAEVILAKHMGYKKVIAETGAGQHGVALATAAAYFGLECEIHMGEVDIAKEHPNVVRMKILGAKVIPATHGLKTLKEAVDSAFESYISQADTAIYCIGSVVGPHPFPMMVRDFQSIIGIESREQFFEHEENLPNNVVACVGGGSNAMGIFAGFIDDKEVNLYGVEPMGKGEKIGEHSATLTYGEEGIMHGFNSIMLKDEKGEPAAVHSIGSGIDYPSVGPEHAYLKDIGRTKVGLCNDEEAVDAFYKLSQLEGIIPALESAHAVGFAMKLAKELPENETILVSLSGRGDKDIDFVVENFPIPNAKF, from the coding sequence ATGTCAAACTATTTAGAAAATATACCTGATGAAAATGGATACTTTGGAAGATTTGGTGGTTCTTTTATTCCCCCAATTTTAGAAAAACCTTTTGAAGATATTAAAAAAGCATATGAAAAAATTAAAAAAGATCCTAATTTTATAGAAGAATTAAAATATGTAAGAAAACACTACCAAGGAAGACCTACTCCTATTAGTTATGCAAAAAATTTAACTCAATTTTGTGCTGGAGCAAAGATATATTTAAAAAGAGAAGATTTAAACCACTCTGGTGCACATAAATTAAATCACTGTATGGCTGAAGTAATTCTAGCAAAACATATGGGATACAAAAAAGTTATTGCTGAAACTGGTGCTGGACAACATGGTGTTGCACTTGCAACTGCTGCTGCTTATTTTGGATTAGAGTGTGAAATCCACATGGGAGAAGTTGATATTGCTAAAGAGCATCCAAATGTTGTAAGAATGAAAATTCTTGGGGCAAAGGTAATTCCAGCAACACATGGCTTAAAAACTTTAAAAGAAGCAGTTGACTCTGCTTTTGAATCATATATTTCACAAGCTGATACTGCAATTTACTGTATAGGTTCTGTTGTTGGACCACATCCGTTTCCTATGATGGTAAGAGATTTTCAAAGTATTATTGGAATTGAATCTCGTGAACAATTTTTTGAACATGAAGAGAATCTACCAAATAATGTTGTTGCTTGTGTAGGTGGAGGTTCAAATGCAATGGGTATTTTTGCTGGTTTTATTGATGATAAAGAAGTAAATCTTTATGGTGTTGAGCCAATGGGTAAAGGTGAAAAAATAGGAGAACATTCTGCAACATTAACATATGGAGAAGAAGGTATTATGCATGGTTTTAATTCAATTATGTTGAAAGATGAAAAAGGAGAACCAGCTGCTGTTCACTCTATTGGTTCAGGAATTGATTATCCATCAGTTGGACCAGAACATGCTTACTTAAAAGATATTGGTAGAACAAAAGTTGGCCTTTGCAATGATGAAGAAGCAGTTGATGCTTTTTATAAACTTTCTCAACTTGAAGGTATTATTCCAGCACTAGAGTCAGCTCATGCAGTAGGTTTTGCAATGAAGTTAGCAAAAGAATTACCAGAAAATGAAACAATTTTAGTAAGCTTAAGTGGCAGAGGAGATAAAGATATTGATTTTGTAGTTGAGAACTTTCCAATTCCTAATGCAAAATTCTAA
- the recR gene encoding recombination mediator RecR, translating to MKKGLEKFYNLVEAFESLPTIGKKSALRLAYHVTMTDNYCGIKIAHSIESALKSIKRCVKCGSMSEHEICEICLDERRDSTKVCIVQSAKDIFLIEDSKQFDGLYFVIEELEIDNIERLIKFVSDNRTKEALFAITPSLSNDAFMLYIEDKLKEFEITFSKIAQGVPTGVSLENVDMLSLAKAIQSRVDI from the coding sequence ATGAAGAAAGGTTTAGAAAAGTTTTATAATTTAGTTGAAGCCTTTGAGTCTTTACCAACAATTGGTAAAAAGTCTGCATTAAGATTAGCTTATCATGTAACAATGACTGACAATTATTGTGGTATAAAAATAGCTCATAGTATAGAAAGTGCATTAAAAAGTATAAAAAGATGTGTTAAATGCGGTTCTATGAGTGAACATGAAATATGTGAAATATGTTTAGATGAAAGAAGAGACTCAACAAAGGTTTGCATTGTACAAAGTGCAAAAGATATATTTTTAATTGAAGATTCAAAGCAATTTGATGGTTTATATTTTGTAATAGAAGAGCTTGAAATAGATAATATAGAGAGATTAATTAAATTTGTTTCAGATAATAGAACAAAAGAGGCTCTTTTTGCAATAACACCATCATTATCAAACGATGCATTTATGTTATATATAGAAGATAAATTAAAAGAGTTTGAAATTACTTTTTCAAAAATTGCCCAAGGTGTTCCTACCGGAGTTAGTTTAGAAAATGTAGATATGTTATCTTTAGCAAAGGCTATACAAAGTAGGGTGGATATATAA
- a CDS encoding dUTP diphosphatase: protein MLYKDMKDSIKVLGFLSIEDFVHYIGVTPSDILEWEEKDEVPYTVSLIIHLLKGDKNLPNNETLDNLVEECLPLAELLEEASSFPHKLEEMFLLQKELNDSTNGKNWELGRNKYGKEINWLRCIHMEVAELIDSTPWKHWKNINSEPDMNNIHVELVDIWHFLMSYILQETNVPRAVSLVNTHCIYEALEDIDVKLMVKEAEKLSYISLAIETGNMPTFSGIERFIDQFFRCCKISGLSFTWLQKLYIGKNCLNKFRQDHGYKEGTYIKTWNNEEDNVVMVRVLEEMENVSFKELYEKLEESYPSK, encoded by the coding sequence TTGTTATATAAAGATATGAAAGATAGTATCAAAGTTCTTGGTTTCCTTTCTATTGAAGATTTTGTACACTATATTGGTGTTACACCTTCTGATATTTTAGAATGGGAAGAAAAAGATGAAGTTCCTTATACAGTATCATTAATTATTCATCTTTTAAAAGGTGATAAAAACTTGCCAAATAATGAGACTCTTGATAATTTAGTAGAAGAGTGTTTACCTTTAGCAGAACTTTTAGAAGAAGCATCATCTTTTCCTCATAAGTTAGAAGAGATGTTTTTATTACAAAAAGAGTTAAATGATTCTACAAATGGTAAAAACTGGGAATTAGGAAGAAATAAATATGGAAAAGAGATTAATTGGTTAAGATGTATTCATATGGAAGTTGCAGAATTAATTGATTCAACTCCATGGAAACATTGGAAAAATATTAACTCTGAGCCTGATATGAATAATATTCATGTTGAGTTAGTAGATATTTGGCACTTTTTAATGTCGTATATTTTACAAGAAACAAATGTACCAAGAGCAGTATCTCTAGTAAATACTCATTGTATTTATGAAGCGTTAGAAGATATTGATGTAAAACTTATGGTAAAAGAAGCTGAAAAACTTTCTTATATCTCTTTAGCAATAGAAACTGGGAATATGCCAACTTTTAGTGGTATTGAAAGATTTATCGATCAATTTTTTAGATGTTGTAAAATTTCTGGACTTTCTTTTACTTGGCTACAAAAACTTTATATTGGTAAAAACTGTTTAAATAAATTTAGACAAGACCATGGTTATAAAGAGGGAACTTATATTAAAACTTGGAACAACGAAGAAGATAATGTTGTGATGGTTAGAGTTTTAGAAGAGATGGAAAATGTAAGTTTCAAAGAGTTATATGAAAAGTTAGAAGAGAGCTATCCTTCTAAATAA
- a CDS encoding S4 domain-containing protein, with the protein MRCDKFLNAVNITKRRAVAEDMLEHKVVFINGQAVKKAKEVKVGDIIEIRYLEKTDKFEVLQIPTTKSTPKSKMDEYVKRLQG; encoded by the coding sequence ATGAGATGTGATAAATTTTTAAATGCAGTTAATATAACAAAAAGAAGAGCAGTTGCTGAAGACATGCTTGAACATAAAGTAGTTTTTATAAATGGACAAGCCGTAAAAAAAGCAAAAGAGGTAAAAGTTGGGGATATTATTGAAATTAGATATCTTGAAAAAACTGATAAATTTGAAGTTTTACAAATACCAACAACAAAATCTACTCCTAAATCAAAGATGGATGAATACGTAAAAAGATTACAAGGATAA
- a CDS encoding uracil-DNA glycosylase, translated as MNERIVCQKCIHYFVTWQQGKPHGCKAYGFKSQIIPSIVVKNSSGFPCAFYQLKNPER; from the coding sequence ATGAATGAAAGAATAGTTTGTCAAAAATGTATTCATTACTTTGTAACTTGGCAACAAGGAAAACCTCATGGATGTAAAGCATATGGTTTTAAATCTCAGATAATTCCTTCTATTGTTGTTAAAAATAGTAGTGGTTTTCCCTGTGCTTTTTATCAATTAAAAAATCCAGAAAGATAA
- the trpD gene encoding anthranilate phosphoribosyltransferase: MFNIAKLKFDDIFENRLPQEEVREYLIELYERGETAAEIAGAASAMREHLIPLPLHYELKEKAIDVVGTGGDKSYSFNISSTVSIVLAAAGSYVAKHGNRSVTSKSGSADMLEALGINLNLSLENTAKMLEETGFCFMFAQNHHPAMKYIMPIRKSIDHRTIFNILGPLSNPATVSKQLIGVFDKSYINKIATALDLLETKKSIVVSSRDGMDEISISDITYATRLDNGKIEDFEIDPQAYGLKLAPIEAIIGGEAEQNAQITRDILSNKLDGAMLDIVLINAAAALEVDGKARDIKEGLEIARETIQSGKAKTKLEQIIDISSKLN; encoded by the coding sequence ATGTTTAATATAGCTAAATTAAAGTTTGATGATATTTTTGAAAATAGATTACCCCAAGAAGAGGTAAGAGAATATCTAATTGAACTATATGAAAGAGGAGAAACTGCGGCAGAAATAGCTGGTGCAGCAAGTGCTATGAGAGAGCATTTAATCCCTTTACCTCTTCATTATGAATTAAAAGAAAAAGCAATTGATGTAGTAGGAACGGGTGGAGACAAAAGTTATAGTTTTAATATTTCAAGTACAGTTTCAATTGTTTTAGCAGCAGCAGGTTCTTATGTTGCAAAACATGGAAATAGAAGTGTAACTAGTAAAAGTGGAAGTGCTGATATGCTAGAGGCATTAGGAATAAATCTAAATCTTTCATTAGAAAATACAGCAAAAATGTTAGAAGAGACAGGATTTTGTTTTATGTTTGCACAAAATCATCATCCTGCAATGAAATATATTATGCCTATTAGAAAATCAATTGACCATAGAACAATTTTTAATATTTTAGGCCCTTTATCAAATCCAGCAACTGTTTCAAAACAGTTAATTGGAGTTTTTGATAAATCATATATAAATAAAATTGCTACAGCTCTAGATTTACTTGAAACAAAAAAATCTATTGTTGTATCTTCAAGAGATGGAATGGATGAAATCTCTATTTCAGATATTACTTATGCTACAAGATTAGATAATGGAAAGATAGAAGATTTTGAAATTGATCCTCAAGCATATGGTCTAAAACTTGCTCCAATAGAGGCAATTATTGGTGGAGAAGCTGAGCAAAATGCACAAATTACAAGAGATATTTTATCAAATAAACTTGATGGTGCAATGTTAGATATTGTTTTAATAAATGCAGCAGCAGCACTTGAAGTTGATGGAAAAGCAAGAGATATTAAAGAGGGATTAGAAATAGCAAGAGAGACTATTCAAAGTGGTAAAGCAAAAACAAAACTAGAACAAATCATTGATATTTCATCAAAATTAAATTAG
- a CDS encoding gamma carbonic anhydrase family protein: MLLKFKEHYPEVHPTAWIAHSADVIGDVKIGENSSVWFQCVIRSDVNKVRIGKNTNIQDLSMIHTDVDSQTIIGNNVTVGHKVMLHGCTIEDNCLIGMSATILDHAVISEGSIVGANSLVTSGKKFPPRSLIMGSPAKVVKELTQEDVEKLIKHAAHYVDYKNDYC; encoded by the coding sequence ATGTTATTAAAATTCAAAGAACATTATCCAGAGGTTCATCCTACAGCATGGATTGCACATAGTGCTGATGTTATAGGAGATGTAAAAATTGGAGAAAACTCTTCAGTATGGTTTCAATGTGTTATTAGGTCAGATGTAAATAAAGTAAGAATAGGAAAAAACACAAATATTCAAGATTTATCTATGATTCATACAGACGTTGATTCTCAAACAATTATAGGAAATAATGTAACAGTAGGACATAAAGTAATGCTTCATGGCTGTACAATAGAAGATAATTGTCTTATTGGTATGAGTGCAACTATTTTAGATCATGCTGTAATTTCAGAAGGAAGTATAGTAGGAGCAAACTCTCTTGTAACTTCGGGTAAAAAGTTTCCACCAAGAAGTTTGATTATGGGAAGTCCTGCAAAAGTTGTAAAAGAATTAACACAAGAAGATGTAGAGAAACTAATAAAACACGCAGCTCATTATGTAGATTATAAAAATGATTATTGCTAA
- a CDS encoding response regulator transcription factor — MVDYILLEKYAKDKSVLFVEDDKDIIKETSELLELIFSKVDVAYDGQEAIEKYKDYYKHTNSYYDVVISDIKMPNMDGIELSKQVYNINKEQLLIVLSAHSESHYLLELVNIGISHFITKPLNYDSFVHVLYTKLKELYDNNNKDNNINSNILKINDNLSWNKETKQLLKNQQSIKLTKKEILLVELLLKYCEKTHTIEELLSVLWAEDDEKTPNISNLKNIISRLRKKIPELDLENVYGFGYRINLK; from the coding sequence ATGGTTGATTATATTTTATTGGAAAAATATGCAAAAGATAAAAGTGTTCTCTTTGTAGAGGATGATAAAGACATTATAAAAGAGACGAGTGAACTTTTAGAATTAATTTTTTCTAAGGTTGATGTTGCTTATGATGGACAAGAAGCAATAGAAAAATATAAAGACTATTATAAACATACAAACTCATATTATGATGTAGTGATAAGTGATATAAAAATGCCAAATATGGATGGAATAGAGCTTTCTAAACAAGTTTATAATATAAATAAAGAACAACTTTTAATAGTTTTATCTGCACATAGTGAATCACATTATTTATTAGAGTTAGTAAATATTGGTATTTCTCATTTTATTACTAAGCCATTAAATTATGACTCATTTGTTCATGTTCTATATACAAAGTTAAAAGAGTTATATGACAATAATAATAAAGACAATAATATAAATAGTAATATTTTAAAGATAAATGATAATCTTTCTTGGAATAAAGAAACAAAGCAATTATTAAAAAATCAACAAAGTATTAAACTTACAAAAAAAGAGATACTTTTAGTAGAACTTCTTTTAAAGTATTGTGAAAAAACTCATACTATTGAAGAATTATTATCTGTATTATGGGCTGAAGATGACGAAAAAACACCAAATATCTCAAATCTGAAAAATATCATTTCAAGACTTAGAAAAAAGATACCAGAGTTAGATTTAGAAAATGTTTATGGCTTTGGATATAGGATTAATTTAAAATAA
- the dnaJ gene encoding molecular chaperone DnaJ produces MTEIDYYELLEVARDSDKGTIKKAYRKMAMKYHPDKNPDDNEAEEKFKAVNEAYQVLSDEEKRAIYDRYGKAGLEGHGQGGRGFSGGFDDLSSIFEEMFGGSGFGGFGSSSRRERKNYNYNLDIAIELTVEFNEAIFGAKKEIKYSYKNACNDCKGTGAKNGKLNTCPHCEGHGQIHMRQGFMTFAQTCPHCSGTGQTVTSKCNTCSGTGYDEVKETFEVSIPEGVNDGNRIRISNKGNVAPDGTRGDLYLQIRVKEDSHYVRHDDDIYLEVPIFFTQVALGATIKIPGLRGELELKIPAGTKDKEQFKFHGEGVKSVQGYGKGDLIVQIKINYPTSLNNEQKELLEKLQESFGLESKPHESNLEGMFDKVKKWFS; encoded by the coding sequence TTGACTGAAATAGATTACTACGAATTATTAGAAGTTGCTAGAGACAGTGATAAGGGTACTATAAAAAAAGCCTACAGAAAAATGGCTATGAAATATCATCCAGATAAAAATCCAGATGATAATGAAGCTGAAGAAAAATTCAAAGCTGTAAATGAAGCCTATCAAGTTCTAAGCGACGAAGAAAAAAGAGCAATTTACGACAGATACGGAAAAGCAGGATTAGAAGGACATGGTCAAGGAGGTAGAGGTTTCTCTGGTGGTTTTGATGACTTAAGTTCTATTTTTGAAGAGATGTTTGGTGGTTCTGGTTTTGGTGGTTTTGGTTCAAGCTCAAGAAGAGAAAGAAAAAACTATAACTATAATTTAGATATTGCCATCGAACTAACAGTTGAATTCAATGAAGCTATTTTTGGTGCAAAAAAAGAGATTAAATACTCATACAAAAATGCTTGTAATGATTGTAAAGGTACTGGAGCAAAAAATGGTAAGCTAAATACTTGTCCTCATTGTGAAGGTCATGGTCAAATTCATATGAGACAAGGATTTATGACATTTGCACAAACTTGCCCTCATTGTTCAGGAACTGGCCAAACAGTAACTAGTAAATGTAATACATGTTCTGGAACAGGATACGATGAAGTAAAAGAGACTTTTGAAGTAAGTATTCCTGAAGGTGTAAATGATGGTAATAGAATCAGAATTTCAAATAAAGGAAATGTTGCACCTGATGGAACAAGAGGTGATTTATATTTACAAATTAGAGTAAAAGAGGATTCTCATTATGTTAGACACGATGATGATATCTATTTAGAAGTTCCTATTTTCTTTACACAAGTAGCATTAGGAGCAACAATTAAAATTCCTGGTTTAAGAGGAGAATTAGAGCTTAAAATTCCTGCAGGAACAAAAGATAAAGAGCAATTTAAATTTCATGGAGAAGGTGTAAAATCTGTTCAAGGTTATGGAAAAGGAGATTTAATAGTTCAAATAAAAATCAACTATCCAACTTCTTTAAATAATGAACAAAAAGAGCTATTAGAAAAACTTCAAGAGAGTTTTGGTTTAGAGAGTAAGCCTCACGAATCAAACTTAGAAGGAATGTTTGATAAAGTTAAAAAATGGTTCTCTTAA
- a CDS encoding argininosuccinate synthase, translated as MSKKDVKKVVLAYSGGLDTSTILKWLQDEYNAEVITFTADLGQGEEVEPARAKALACGIKPENIFILDIKEEFVKDYVFPMFRANAIYEGEYLLGTSIARPLIAKKQIEIANKMGADAVSHGATGKGNDQVRFELGYLGLNPDITVIAPWREWDLNSREKLLAYAKEHGIEIDKKHIDENGNPAVSPYSMDANLLHISYEGLSLEDPSKEPSEDMWLWTNSPEEAPNEPEYITISYKNGDPIAINGEEMSPATILETLNKYGNKHGIGRIDIVENRYVGMKARGCYETPGGTIMLKAHRAIESITLDREAAHLKDEMMPRYAKLIYQGYWFSPEREMLQAAIDKTQENVEGTVRLKLYKGNVIVVGRESEKSLFSEAHSTFEEDEVYNQKDAEGFIRLNALRFIIAGQNQKK; from the coding sequence ATGAGTAAAAAAGATGTAAAAAAAGTTGTTTTAGCTTACAGTGGTGGGCTAGATACTTCTACTATTTTAAAATGGCTTCAAGATGAGTATAACGCAGAAGTTATAACTTTTACTGCTGATTTAGGTCAAGGTGAAGAAGTTGAACCTGCAAGAGCAAAAGCTTTAGCTTGTGGAATTAAACCAGAAAATATTTTTATTTTAGATATTAAAGAAGAATTTGTAAAAGATTATGTGTTCCCAATGTTCCGTGCAAATGCAATTTATGAAGGAGAGTACCTATTAGGTACTTCAATTGCTAGACCACTTATTGCTAAAAAGCAAATTGAAATTGCTAATAAAATGGGTGCAGATGCTGTTTCACATGGTGCAACTGGAAAAGGAAATGACCAAGTTAGATTTGAACTTGGATATTTAGGATTAAACCCTGATATTACAGTTATTGCTCCATGGAGAGAATGGGATTTAAATTCAAGAGAAAAATTATTAGCATATGCAAAAGAGCATGGTATTGAAATTGATAAAAAACATATTGATGAAAATGGAAATCCAGCTGTAAGTCCATACTCTATGGATGCAAACCTTTTACATATTTCATATGAAGGATTATCTTTAGAAGATCCATCAAAAGAGCCTTCAGAAGATATGTGGTTATGGACTAATTCTCCTGAAGAAGCTCCAAATGAGCCAGAATACATCACTATCTCATATAAAAATGGAGATCCTATTGCAATCAATGGTGAAGAGATGTCTCCTGCAACTATTTTAGAAACTTTAAATAAATATGGAAACAAACACGGTATCGGAAGAATTGATATTGTTGAAAATAGATATGTTGGTATGAAAGCTAGAGGATGTTATGAAACTCCAGGTGGAACTATTATGTTAAAAGCTCACAGAGCAATCGAATCTATTACACTTGATAGAGAAGCTGCTCATTTAAAAGATGAGATGATGCCAAGATATGCTAAGTTAATCTATCAAGGATATTGGTTCTCACCAGAAAGAGAAATGCTTCAAGCAGCAATTGATAAAACACAAGAAAATGTAGAGGGAACTGTAAGGTTAAAACTTTATAAAGGAAATGTAATCGTTGTTGGAAGAGAGTCTGAAAAATCTTTATTCTCTGAAGCACACTCTACTTTTGAAGAAGATGAAGTATATAATCAAAAAGATGCAGAAGGTTTCATTAGACTAAATGCATTAAGATTTATTATTGCTGGTCAAAATCAAAAAAAATAA
- a CDS encoding response regulator transcription factor produces MLNTSNNYKKYTVLYVEDEKIVRSNVEVCLNYLFNVIIAENGKDGLEKFKNECVDLVITDVNMPLKDGITMLKDIKEINPNVPCIITSALDLDMIEKIKSLNVCKCISKPFDMRELLDNSMEILKLE; encoded by the coding sequence GTGTTAAATACATCAAATAATTATAAGAAATATACTGTATTATATGTAGAAGATGAAAAAATTGTTAGATCAAATGTTGAAGTATGTTTAAATTATCTTTTTAATGTAATAATTGCTGAAAATGGAAAAGATGGCTTAGAAAAATTTAAAAATGAATGTGTAGATTTAGTTATTACTGATGTTAATATGCCTTTAAAAGATGGAATTACAATGTTAAAAGATATTAAAGAAATTAATCCAAATGTTCCATGTATTATAACTTCTGCACTTGATTTAGATATGATTGAAAAAATTAAAAGTTTGAATGTTTGTAAATGTATTTCAAAACCTTTTGATATGAGAGAATTATTAGATAATAGTATGGAGATACTAAAGTTAGAATAA
- a CDS encoding 7TM diverse intracellular signaling domain-containing protein has protein sequence MQNSKNFFIEKLLFLVFLFFISFAQATINSYEVYYYNDPSSTLSLKDIENKEFEKINKNFSLGYKKGNSWLKIKFYNNQASNKFFVELNEFFYDKVTFYEQVFGTWLEKNYQLNKKLSYRDIPTVNPVFSFSANKNSNKIFYIKFKSKYSHFGKMNIYPRNYYLLGLKNYDYLHLFTIISLLIAFIISTIIYSRQKEKIYIYYMLYTLFLAIYIFKMSSFIVYLNLQEYIYQFHFITGIAVGFFILFSKEILEIKKYLKKIAIIIDISAILMFLISFMILIEYNPWNILLNTLITFIFLLLLFISFYTYKKGNTNSKYYFLVVFLYFIAAILFTLMLAGILEYNILTRYGYLFIITLEIVAFTLLLINKYNKVHPKEKLFS, from the coding sequence ATGCAAAATTCTAAAAACTTTTTTATTGAAAAACTTTTATTCTTAGTTTTTCTTTTTTTTATCTCTTTTGCACAAGCAACAATAAATAGTTATGAAGTGTATTACTACAATGACCCTAGTAGTACACTTTCATTAAAAGATATAGAGAATAAAGAATTTGAAAAAATTAATAAAAACTTCTCATTGGGATATAAAAAAGGTAATAGTTGGTTAAAAATAAAATTCTATAACAATCAAGCTTCAAATAAATTTTTTGTAGAATTAAATGAGTTTTTTTATGATAAAGTAACCTTTTATGAACAAGTATTTGGTACTTGGTTAGAAAAAAACTATCAACTTAATAAAAAACTTTCATATAGAGATATTCCAACTGTAAACCCTGTATTTAGTTTTTCTGCAAATAAAAATTCAAATAAAATTTTCTATATAAAATTCAAATCAAAATATTCTCATTTTGGAAAAATGAATATTTATCCAAGAAATTACTATTTATTAGGATTAAAAAATTATGATTATTTACATCTATTTACAATAATCTCTTTATTAATTGCTTTTATAATTTCTACAATAATATATTCTAGACAAAAAGAGAAAATATATATTTATTACATGCTTTATACTCTTTTTTTAGCAATATATATATTTAAAATGAGTAGTTTTATTGTTTATCTAAATTTACAAGAGTATATTTATCAATTTCATTTTATAACAGGTATTGCAGTGGGTTTTTTTATTCTTTTTTCAAAAGAGATATTAGAAATAAAAAAATATTTAAAGAAAATAGCTATCATAATTGATATTTCAGCCATACTAATGTTTTTGATTTCTTTTATGATTTTAATAGAATATAATCCTTGGAATATCTTATTAAACACATTGATTACTTTTATTTTTTTACTATTACTTTTTATTTCTTTTTACACATATAAAAAAGGAAATACAAATAGTAAATACTATTTTTTAGTAGTATTCTTATATTTTATTGCAGCAATACTTTTTACACTAATGTTAGCAGGAATATTAGAATATAATATATTAACAAGATATGGGTATTTATTTATCATTACATTGGAAATAGTTGCTTTTACACTCTTATTAATAAATAAATATAATAAAGTACATCCAAAAGAGAAACTATTTAGTTAA